One window of the bacterium genome contains the following:
- the tsf gene encoding translation elongation factor Ts codes for MADISVNQVKELRARTGAGIVDCKNALTEAGGNLEKAQMLLRAKGLAAADKKSGRVAKEGLVASYIHGEGRLGVLVEINCETDFVARTPEFKALARDVAMQIAASDPRYVSRDEISAETITAEREIYLAQAKNEGKPDAIAPRIAEGKLEKWFGTVCLLDQPFIRDDSKKVADVVKEAIAKTGENIQIRRFARFRLGE; via the coding sequence TTGGCTGACATCAGCGTGAACCAGGTGAAGGAGTTGCGGGCCCGGACCGGCGCCGGCATCGTGGACTGCAAGAACGCCCTCACCGAAGCGGGGGGCAACCTCGAGAAGGCGCAGATGCTGCTGCGGGCCAAGGGCCTGGCGGCCGCGGACAAGAAGAGCGGTCGCGTGGCGAAGGAAGGCCTCGTCGCGTCGTACATCCACGGCGAAGGGCGGCTCGGCGTGCTCGTCGAGATCAACTGCGAGACAGATTTCGTCGCGCGGACACCGGAGTTCAAGGCGCTCGCGCGGGACGTGGCGATGCAGATCGCGGCGAGCGATCCTCGGTACGTCTCCCGTGACGAGATCTCGGCCGAAACGATCACGGCGGAGCGCGAGATCTATCTCGCCCAGGCCAAGAACGAGGGGAAGCCGGACGCGATCGCTCCCAGGATCGCCGAAGGGAAGCTCGAGAAGTGGTTCGGGACGGTGTGTCTGCTCGACCAGCCGTTCATCCGCGACGACAGCAAGAAGGTCGCCGACGTGGTGAAGGAAGCGATCGCGAAAACCGGTGAGAACATCCAGATCCGCCGGTTCGCCCGGTTCCGGCTGGGGGAGTAA
- the rpsB gene encoding 30S ribosomal protein S2 — MAVVTMKQLLEAGVHFGHQTRRWNPKMSRFIFTQRNGIHIIDLQKSVPLIETAYRFVRDTVASGGTVLFVGTKKQAQDAIREESTRAHQFYVNQRWLGGMLTNFATIKSRIDRLHELVEIRDNGTLEILPKREQAGLMDELARLEKYLGGISEMKTLPTAVYIVDTRKEHIAIAEARKLGIPIVAIIDTNCDPDEADYPVPGNDDAIRAVRLITNRIANAAQEGYEERRKAEVLEEEAAAADAVEPAPMAALPGEEEVVDEAVEEQEVQA; from the coding sequence GTGGCTGTTGTCACGATGAAGCAGTTGCTCGAGGCGGGCGTTCACTTCGGCCACCAGACGCGCCGGTGGAACCCCAAGATGTCCCGTTTCATCTTCACCCAGCGCAACGGGATCCACATCATCGACCTGCAGAAGTCCGTGCCGCTGATCGAGACGGCCTACCGGTTCGTCCGGGACACCGTCGCCTCGGGCGGTACCGTGCTGTTCGTCGGGACGAAGAAGCAGGCGCAGGACGCGATCCGCGAGGAGTCGACGCGGGCGCACCAGTTCTACGTCAACCAGCGCTGGCTCGGCGGCATGCTCACGAACTTCGCGACGATCAAGAGCCGCATCGACCGGCTGCACGAGCTCGTCGAGATCCGCGATAACGGGACGCTGGAGATCCTTCCGAAGCGGGAGCAGGCCGGGCTGATGGACGAGCTGGCTCGGTTGGAGAAATACCTCGGCGGGATCTCGGAGATGAAGACGCTGCCGACCGCCGTCTACATCGTCGACACGCGCAAGGAACACATCGCAATCGCGGAGGCGCGCAAACTCGGCATCCCGATCGTGGCGATCATCGACACGAACTGCGATCCGGATGAAGCCGACTATCCGGTTCCGGGGAACGACGATGCGATTCGCGCCGTGCGGTTGATCACCAACCGGATCGCGAACGCGGCGCAGGAAGGGTACGAGGAGCGCCGGAAAGCCGAGGTCCTCGAAGAGGAAGCGGCGGCCGCGGACGCGGTCGAACCCGCTCCGATGGCGGCGCTGCCAGGCGAGGAAGAGGTTGTCGACGAGGCGGTGGAGGAGCAGGAAGTTCAGGCGTAG